A genomic region of Miscanthus floridulus cultivar M001 chromosome 3, ASM1932011v1, whole genome shotgun sequence contains the following coding sequences:
- the LOC136543395 gene encoding disease resistance protein Pik-2-like produces the protein MAEGLVHEKRGLTLWEVAESYLDKLLSKNMIEEAGHLEGLAWKQQTYRMHDMLHEVMVSKSLEANFLSLHGGQHKGMSCGKIRRLSIHADVDGAKRNDVDYGGENDYLDMQHVRSLSMFHLRGQHKLLKNIGSFVLLRVLDLEDCKGVTNKHVRYACNLYLLRFLSLRGTNITKVPWQIENLEHLQTLDLDYTLLTELPETITKLEKLEHIRFSNRDDFWGTMWTIPWGISKMKALRVLRRVTLGNDDSDAAQEVTLDGNKDNTALIHAVELLKADGSGGGRLSTRSKNNEFQVAVKYR, from the coding sequence ATGGCAGAAGGATTAGTTCATGAGAAGCGGGGACTGACCCTGTGGGAGGTTGCAGAATCCTACCTGGATAAACTCTTGAGCAAGAACATGATTGAAGAGGCAGGCCATTTGGAGGGTCTTGCATGGAAGCAGCAGACATACCGAATGCATGACATGCTTCATGAGGTCATGGTGTCCAAGTCCCTGGAGGCTAACTTTCTCAGCCTGCACGGAGGGCAGCACAAGGGGATGTCATGTGGCAAGATCCGTCGCCTCTCCATCCATGCTGACGTAGATGGTGCAAAGAGAAATGATGTGGACTATGGAGGCGAGAATGATTATTTGGATATGCAGCATGTTCGATCACTGAGCATGTTCCACCTCCGTGGGCAGCACAAGCTCCTGAAAAATATTGGTAGCTTCGTCCTCTTGAGGGTGCTTGACCTAGAAGATTGCAAGGGAGTAACAAACAAGCACGTGAGGTACGCCTGCAATCTGTACCTACTCCGGTTCCTAAGCTTGAGGGGCACAAACATTACAAAGGTGCCTTGGCAAATCGAGAACCTAGAGCATCTACAGACGCTCGATTTGGACTACACGCTCCTCACTGAGCTACCGGAGACCATCACAAAGCTGGAGAAACTTGAGCACATACGATTCTCCAATAGGGATGATTTTTGGGGTACAATGTGGACTATACCCTGGGGAATCAGCAAGATGAAGGCCCTACGCGTGTTGCGTAGAGTAACTCTTGGGAACGATGACTCCGATGCTGCCCAAGAGGTTACGCTTGATGGTAACAAGGACAACACTGCACTAATCCACGCGGTCGAGCTGCTAAAGGCTGACGGCAGTGGTGGTGGTAGGCTCTCTACTAGGTCCAAGAACAACGAATTCCAAGTTGCAGTGAAATATCGGTGA